From Mycobacterium lacus, one genomic window encodes:
- a CDS encoding MPT63 family protein, whose amino-acid sequence MKITMTKTVGAIVATATIAISSAAIALAAYPINGKLGSELTMTDSVGQVVLSWKVSDLKSSSDTIPGYPVAGQVWEATTTVNAISGPVTPAISQFNARTADGVNYRVLWQAAGPNTISGATIPQGAQATGKIYFDVTGEPPTIVAMNNGMEDLLVWGP is encoded by the coding sequence ATGAAGATCACGATGACAAAGACCGTAGGTGCAATCGTGGCCACGGCAACGATTGCGATCAGCAGCGCAGCGATCGCGTTGGCCGCCTATCCCATCAACGGCAAACTTGGCAGTGAGTTAACGATGACCGACTCCGTTGGTCAAGTTGTCCTCTCCTGGAAAGTCAGCGATCTCAAATCGAGCTCCGACACCATCCCGGGCTATCCGGTCGCCGGCCAGGTTTGGGAAGCCACCACCACCGTCAATGCGATCTCAGGCCCCGTCACCCCGGCCATCTCGCAGTTCAATGCCCGCACAGCTGACGGCGTCAACTATCGGGTCCTGTGGCAAGCCGCAGGTCCGAACACTATTAGCGGAGCCACTATCCCCCAGGGCGCACAGGCGACCGGCAAAATCTACTTCGACGTCACCGGTGAGCCGCCGACCATAGTCGCAATGAATAACGGAATGGAGGATCTGCTGGTTTGGGGGCCGTAA